In Spinacia oleracea cultivar Varoflay chromosome 5, BTI_SOV_V1, whole genome shotgun sequence, a single window of DNA contains:
- the LOC110799904 gene encoding uncharacterized protein: MSDKRRILCCGGDGMLLRRPRSFCSGVECCRCSYWWGFYFVYRLFVHFRGCWRRDSMFLVDLLLKKKMLLGCCRPAAENIAPFCKMGHLTMVFYAWPGKTFGGLLC, encoded by the exons ATGTCTGACAAACGGAG GATTTTGTGTTGCGGAGGCGACGGGATGCTATTGAGGCGACCAAGGTCCTTCTGTTCAGGAGTTGAGTGTTGTAGATGTTCCTATTGGTGGGGTTTCTATTTTGTCTATAGATTGTTCGTTCATTTTCGCGGTTGTTGGAGGAGAGATTCTAtgtttttggttgatttgctcCTCAAGAAG AAGATGCTCTTAGGGTGTTGTAGGCCTGCTGCAGAGAACATTGCGCCATTTTGTAAGATGGGTCACTTAACAATGGTTTTTTATGCTTGGCCTGGGAAAACATTTGGCGGTCTTCTTTGTTAA